In Oryza sativa Japonica Group chromosome 8, ASM3414082v1, the sequence GGTAATGTGGCCTAAAAACCTAAAAGATCGATCCCCGAACCCAGTCAATTGAAGAAAAGGACAAGGGTGAATAATGTTGCTTTCTACATGTGGATTGATGCTTATGTCCATTGTATGTCAAATGTGCTCTAAATTATTGTGTTCTATAAATATGTATTGCATGTTGTATGTATGTCAATACGAGATTATCAAATTTATAGGAAAGGGcgtgctaattttttttagaaaatttccCTAATTTTCCAACATTTTCCCTCAGTTTTCCATATTTTAGGAAACAAATTTAGGTATTTCTCGTCGGTTTCTCGACAAAACCGATTGGTTTACGCTACATACCAATCGGTTTTCACTTCGCTTAAGTTTTTGGTTACCGTTTGGAATTTCGGTAACGCCGATTGGTTTTCGACCCAAGATCGGTTTACCTATAGggaattcgaattcaaatttggTTCTTTTGATATCTGTTGATTTCCGACTGGACAAAAACCGACGTTCCACCAGCACCCGGTATGGATGGCAGTTTCGGATTTGTAACCCTGAGTATGGCTCACTGGTCGACCGTGTCGATGAGTCGTTTGAGCGTTTGATCGTGCAGGTTAACTGACACGGCCGGAGTAACACGGATACGTTGCTGTTCACTAGCTTTATTGCCGGTTTCATTTCCaggcgagacgacggcgacgtcgacgacaTTAATGTGTCGCGATCTCCATTGATCGATCTCACATTCTCACTACAAATGGTACTACGCCGGCCGGTCTCCTCCGCTGTCTCAACTCCGACGAGCGCCGGAGCCCGGGGTGACGACAATGGCAAGCACCTCGTTAGTCTCTCGCtgcctctgcctcctcctcctcctcctcctcctcgccgtcgccgggaaCACCGTGGCGGTGACGACGCCGGGGCCGCACGGCCACGGCAACggcgcggcgcgagcggcggtgcAGATGCCGCCGAAGtactacgacgacgacgccgccgtcgttggcCGTGGTGCCGCCGGCGTAACGACCGTTCCTCCGgcggatgacgacgacggctgcTGGGAGTCCGTCGTGGggacgtcgccgccgtgcgcgcgcgACGTGCTCCTGTCGCTCGCCCTCCACGCGCCGCGCCTCAGCGGCGAGTGCTGCACGGTGCTCGCGCGGGCCGGCGATAAGtgcgtcgccggcgtcttctcCGGCCTCCCCTCCGGCGAGAAATACCTTCCCCTCGTTAAGCGTATATGCAGCCTGGTCTCCGTAATCTTTTAAGGATTTCACTGTTTCTGAATTTCTAGTTATATACTCCACCATctcataaaaaacaaatctagtacGAAATATGATATATCCTGATACTATCATACTAGTGTCATATCTCGTACTACGTTTGTGTAAAATCTAAAGCGGAAGCACTTTTGGTTTAGTCTTAACCAGAGACACCCATATACTATCGTACTAGTGTCACATCCCGTACTACGTTTGTGTAAAATTTAAAGTGGGAGCACTTTTGGTTTAGTCTTAACCAGAGACACCCATACATGAGAGCACTCTAGGTTACTACTAGTACAACCAATAGTacatttctttcttttgtttttatagaattttctcttaaactatttaTCTGATATACAATCTGATTACACCATTATGTTCATTGCAAtcaaatctttaaaacaaaatcttacatgattatattatgatgaaaaaaatttatgtttataaattacttttattatatatgtaagttacttttatcagcGCGATGTGAGATGCACGGCCAGTGGCAGGAGGTCAGCGTGGCACGAGGCACACCTGCGCAGGAGGTCAGAGTGGCACGAAGGCACAGTTGGCCACACTGGGAGACCGCTGTAGGAGGTCGGCGTGGCCGATGGCACTGAAGAGACGTGTCCGACTACTAGGCCCCACGGCTGTGGGTGGCTGGAGCGGAGAGTAGGTGGCAGCACGCGGAGATTGGCCGGCGAGGGGCGTCGGTGTAGCAGCAGTGGTggaggacaaaaaaaaatttaggtgtGGCCAATGGACAAGCGTgagtgttgacgaaaaaatcgaacacaccggcctgagagatgtgcttagctcctgtgcaggtccaaatcttgatgagatgcgggcgtgccagtcagtttgatcctgcaactgacaagatatgcaaatagtagaacaaaacagccgatcggctgacaagtcgatggagtagttccagccgatagccgataatagccgatgccgataccagctgatagcgatagggtttaagcaatcggctatatgtccaatgtagataatgatataaaggcaatcggctgatgatgatgtaataaaataacaatataatccagtataaaccaatcggcaaataatgatatgataaataagcatcgatccgaaggttaaaacacacatcggctggaggtccgatgtcatgaaatccacaagattagattaaacagtgaaacctttgttgtcatcggctaaatccaacttatatgtatatgcattccttatgagccgatgcaacgtctagataactcaccggctgaaaccccaatgaaacccttattggcaatcaagaagcaggctagagattatggttctaagcacgacttagtagatcaaacttaactgatgcagcactaagtatgaaaagaaacataatatctagacaatcaagtcgttgactgagttttcagggtggtagatgtctaagctaatctaatctagcaacgcgatttagccgataccagcagaaaccctaaaacgagaagcagccgatagagctaaattgatatgctaagactagattaacagagacatatgataaataggtaggtaaATATATTATCCAAACCAGAATagtccaagaggtcgaatgtactgatgcagccttgaacgatgccgacgtagacgatacaattgcctggaccggcggaacattggacttatcccttcgccggagatcgaagatggtgcagccccgcgtcgggtgccaagttccgccggaacgtaaaaacaaaagtagaagtaaaaagggtgacgatgcgccgaattgtattgatcgtagcgatagattacatagaccccgggtgtacatatttatacacatgggttgatacaagtcctcgttggacaagaaagaaactttcctaaagataaaagaaaaagataaagtccttataggacactaaacacactttcctaaagataaaaaggaaactaacaaactattcctaattaatagataacttgccatgccgcattctctttgaactcggtctcttctggataagcttcctttagtagatcaatttccttaaccgaatatagcaagaatccgacaactgacgacttgacaactctcatcggctaatctcaggactttgAAGCCGAAGCTGACTCTAAACCGATGACTACtctgggcttaccaaatttcactgttaatagTGAGTCAATACACAACAATAATATACTGAAAAATCTCAATTGCACAACACAACATCTCAACAAGACCATGTCCAGCGTGGCAACAATCACTCATGACAACCCATCATATATTGGgataattgcttatttgaccatgAATTTGTTCTAATAATTCTGTAGCCTTAACAAATACTACGAACCAACCTCCAACAACTGTACCTACCAACATGCCAATGAACATAGAACAATTTAGACAGAAGGGGAGATTGCTACCCTGCCAAAATGCCAATTTGGATCTATTTAGATTGCTACCTTACCAATGTTTATAGTACCAAAACTTTCCTTAGATTTAATACAATCATTTTTTTAGGTAAAATTGTATTTAGTTATATTTGGTTTGCTATCATTATAGATCCAAATATGAATTACAGTAAATAATATTTTAGATTGATGCCAAATCTAGCTGGGCATTATCTTATCAATAAATTGGTTCCAATCaaaacatactatttaaattacgTAAATATATTTGTAGGGTAAATTGGTAGCAATACATTAGTATAACATTTCACACATGTTCGCATAATCGCATCACGGCACATTACAGACCATATCATCAGTGATAACGTCGAGAAACAGCCCATTATCACTGTGTTAAACGACCATTAGTAATATGCAAAAGGGCCCCTACCATCCTAGGAAATTTCCATCCCGGTCCAAAATCCGACCGTTGCCTGCCTCCTAAAGCACTCGACCGTTCCGCTGGACCCAAACCTTCCTTAATCCACGCGCGCCCCACGCAAAATCATCGCTTCTCCCCTTCCATCTCCTCTTCTCCCCGATCTCGCTGCTTCCAATCTCAGATCAACTCAAAGCTTTCCAAACGAATCCTCTGTTTCCTTCCAGAAACATCGACTTCTTGGGAGGTTTCTGATCGATGGAGGAGCAGCCGATCAAGAACGCCGTCCACATCGGGGAGACACCGGTCACCGGCGACTGGGCTTGCCCTGACGGCGGGAACACGGAGGTCGCCGCGTTTCTTGACaaggcgggggcggaggcggaggcggaggcggaggcggaggcggagtctTCCGGGAGCCATCCGCTTGGCGAGATCGCCGGGAGCGCGGGgcacctgctgctgctgaagcTGTGGCAGCGGGAGGAGtcccgcctcggccgccgcgcgTGCGCGCTCGAGGCGCTCATGGACGCGGCGCGCCGCGACGCGTTCTACCTCTGCGCGGCCTTCCTCGCCTTCCACGGCCTCTCCCTCGCGCTCCTCTTCGCCGCCTCCGTGTCTGCGTCCGCGTCCGCCGCGGTGGTCTCGCCGCCCGCGGAGCAGCGCGCCGCCTGTTGCAGCCTTGCAGGAGGTGGTGGGTGCCGTCGTCCCTGTCGCTGGTCGCGTCCCTCGCGCTCTCGGCGGCCGTGCAGCTCCGGGTCTGCGCCGGGAGTGCGCACGGCGACACGCGCGCTGGCGCGGTGCGTGCAGGAGCTCCGGATGAAGGGCGCGGCGTTCGGCCTGTCCAAGGAGCCGCAGTACGGGGGTGACGAGGGCCAAGTGCGCCAGCGTCGAGGGCGCCGGTGCGTGGGGCCCGCTCTGGTGGTGCTACCAGaacatcgtcgccgccgccaccatgtgCTCCGACAAGTTCATCTTGTGCTCGTAGGCCGGAGGCTAAGGTAAGCTGTGTCTTTCTTCAAATCTCGAGAAAGAAAAATGCTATGGCCTAGAAGTAAAATTATGTCAGCAACtatgagtaaaaaaaataccttCCCCTCGTTAAGCGTATTTGCAGGCTGGTCTCCGTAATCTTTTAAGGAATCCGCTGTTTTGAATTTCTAGTTATATATACTCCACCGTCTCATAAGAAATAAATCTAGTACAAGATATGAAATATCTAGATACTATCGTACTAGTGTCACATCTTGTATTTTTTAGACATTAATTCGTCtctcggatttttttttggtaaaatctAAACCGAGAATCTTAAACCAGAGATAGCAGAGTATTCTATGTTGCTTTTAATACAACCAGGACatatctttctttttctttttatagaattttctcttaaactata encodes:
- the LOC4345927 gene encoding uncharacterized protein isoform X1, which codes for MEEQPIKNAVHIGETPVTGDWACPDGGNTEVAAFLDKAGAEAEAEAEAEAESSGSHPLGEIAGSAGHLLLLKLWQREESRLGRRACALEALMDAARRDAFYLCAAFLAFHGLSLALLFAASVSASASAAVVSPPAEQRAACCSLAGGGGCRRPCRWSRPSRSRRPCSSGSAPGVRTATRALARCVQELRMKGAAFGLSKEPQYGGDEGQVRQRRGRRCVGPALVVLPEHRRRRHHVLRQVHLVLVGRRLRVEMALPSASSESDFMHVSKKTRCSPRLNKGSASPRLDKSNTAHSNKKTCAIKPTVHRNGPMGKSKCACKKELKLDNENADYMKEYRRELCKRLLYHCFNDLHPKRRF
- the LOC4345927 gene encoding uncharacterized protein isoform X2, with protein sequence MEEQPIKNAVHIGETPVTGDWACPDGGNTEVAAFLDKAGAEAEAEAEAEAESSGSHPLGEIAGSAGHLLLLKLWQREESRLGRRACALEALMDAARRDAFYLCAAFLAFHGLSLALLFAASVSASASAAVVSPPAEQRAACCSLAGGGGCRRPCRWSRPSRSRRPCSSGSAPGVRTATRALARCVQELRMKGAAFGLSKEPQYGGDEGQVRQRRGRRCVGPALVVLPEHRRRRHHVLRQVHLVLVGRRLSATSRYPVHQVFQEWATSTERPAVLQCLQALENCIQMGGTILMIPIREGQLNKIF
- the LOC4345927 gene encoding uncharacterized protein isoform X3; this encodes MEEQPIKNAVHIGETPVTGDWACPDGGNTEVAAFLDKAGAEAEAEAEAEAESSGSHPLGEIAGSAGHLLLLKLWQREESRLGRRACALEALMDAARRDAFYLCAAFLAFHGLSLALLFAASVSASASAAVVSPPAEQRAACCSLAGGGGCRRPCRWSRPSRSRRPCSSGSAPGVRTATRALARCVQELRMKGAAFGLSKEPQYGGDEGQVRQRRGRRCVGPALVVLPEHRRRRHHVLRQVHLVLVGRRLRYPVHQVFQEWATSTERPAVLQCLQALENCIQMGGTILMIPIREGQLNKIF